The Bacillota bacterium LX-D genome has a window encoding:
- the groL gene encoding chaperonin GroEL (60 kDa chaperone family; promotes refolding of misfolded polypeptides especially under stressful conditions; forms two stacked rings of heptamers to form a barrel-shaped 14mer; ends can be capped by GroES; misfolded proteins enter the barrel where they are refolded when GroES binds) gives MAKQIVFTEDARHALEKGVNALAETVKVTLGPKGRNVVLEKKFGGPLITNDGVTIAKEIELKDPIENMGAQLVKEVATKTNDVAGDGTTTATVLAQAMIREGLKNVAAGANPMIIKKGIERAVEVAVNELKNISKPIEGRNAIAQVASISANDKEIGNLIADAMDKVGKDGVITVEESQGMGVTLEVVEGMQLDRGYISPYMITDTEKMEAVLNDAYILITDKKIAAINDLLPILEKVVQTGKPLLLIAEDIEGEALATLVVNKIRGTFTCVAIKAPGFGDRRKAMLEDIAILTGGKYITEDIGIKLDSVTIDMLGQARQVKVDKEHTTIVEGKGSQEEIRQRIAQIRHLHDESTSDFDKEKLQERLAKLSGGVGVIQVGAATETELKEKKLRIEDALAATRAAVEEGIVAGGGTTLIDVMSALDKINVEGDEKTGVLIVKKALEEPVRQIAINAGEEGSVVVEKVKAAQVGVGYNALTNVYEDMLAAGIVDPAKVTRSALQNAASIAAMLLTTEAIVADIPEEKPEMPPMPGGMPPGMM, from the coding sequence GTGGCGAAACAAATTGTATTTACAGAAGATGCCAGACATGCCTTAGAAAAAGGTGTTAATGCACTGGCTGAAACTGTTAAAGTTACACTAGGACCAAAAGGACGCAATGTTGTTCTTGAGAAAAAATTCGGAGGTCCATTAATTACCAACGACGGTGTTACTATTGCCAAAGAAATTGAATTAAAAGATCCTATTGAAAACATGGGTGCTCAGTTAGTTAAAGAAGTTGCTACCAAAACTAATGATGTTGCCGGTGACGGTACAACAACTGCAACAGTTTTAGCCCAAGCTATGATTAGAGAAGGTTTAAAAAACGTAGCAGCTGGTGCAAACCCAATGATTATTAAAAAAGGTATTGAGAGAGCTGTTGAAGTTGCTGTAAATGAGTTAAAGAATATTAGCAAACCTATTGAAGGCAGAAATGCTATTGCTCAAGTAGCCTCAATTTCAGCCAATGATAAAGAAATTGGTAATCTAATTGCTGACGCTATGGATAAGGTTGGCAAAGATGGAGTTATTACCGTTGAGGAATCTCAAGGTATGGGCGTTACTTTAGAAGTTGTTGAAGGTATGCAACTTGATCGCGGTTATATTTCTCCTTACATGATTACTGATACTGAAAAAATGGAAGCAGTTTTAAATGATGCTTATATTTTAATTACAGACAAAAAGATTGCTGCAATCAACGATTTATTACCTATCCTCGAAAAAGTTGTCCAAACAGGTAAACCATTACTTCTAATTGCAGAAGATATTGAAGGGGAAGCACTAGCTACCTTAGTTGTTAATAAAATTCGTGGTACCTTTACCTGTGTTGCAATTAAAGCTCCTGGCTTCGGTGATCGCCGGAAAGCAATGCTTGAAGACATTGCTATTTTAACAGGCGGTAAATATATTACCGAAGACATTGGTATCAAATTGGATAGTGTAACAATTGATATGCTTGGTCAAGCACGTCAAGTAAAAGTGGATAAAGAACATACAACTATTGTTGAAGGTAAAGGTTCCCAAGAAGAAATTCGACAAAGAATTGCTCAAATTCGCCACTTACATGACGAGTCTACTTCTGATTTTGATAAAGAAAAATTACAAGAACGCTTAGCTAAATTAAGCGGCGGCGTTGGTGTAATCCAAGTTGGTGCTGCAACTGAAACAGAATTAAAAGAGAAAAAATTACGTATTGAAGATGCTTTAGCTGCTACTAGAGCCGCTGTAGAAGAAGGTATTGTTGCCGGTGGTGGAACAACTTTAATTGATGTAATGTCAGCCCTTGACAAAATTAATGTTGAAGGCGACGAAAAAACAGGTGTTCTCATTGTGAAAAAAGCTTTAGAAGAGCCTGTTCGTCAAATTGCCATTAACGCTGGTGAGGAAGGTTCTGTAGTTGTTGAAAAAGTTAAAGCAGCTCAAGTAGGTGTTGGTTATAATGCATTAACAAATGTCTACGAAGATATGCTTGCTGCTGGAATCGTTGACCCGGCTAAAGTTACCCGTAGCGCTTTACAAAACGCTGCTAGTATTGCTGCCATGTTATTAACAACAGAAGCTATTGTAGCTGATATTCCTGAAGAAAAACCAGAAATGCCTCCTATGCCCGGCGGCATGCCTCCTGGGATGATGTAA